A genomic region of Klebsiella electrica contains the following coding sequences:
- a CDS encoding putative periplasmic lipoprotein — translation MKKIAGVFLLASLLAGCAHESPCVPVYDDQGRLVHTNTCMKGTTQDNWETAGAIAGGAAAVAGLTLGIIALTK, via the coding sequence ATGAAAAAAATCGCAGGTGTTTTCCTTCTGGCCTCGTTGTTAGCAGGTTGTGCGCATGAATCGCCTTGTGTCCCTGTTTATGATGATCAAGGCCGTTTAGTACATACGAATACGTGCATGAAGGGAACGACCCAGGACAACTGGGAAACCGCCGGAGCAATTGCCGGAGGTGCGGCGGCGGTTGCTGGCCTTACGTTGGGGATTATTGCGCTGACGAAATAA